From Deinococcus yavapaiensis KR-236, a single genomic window includes:
- a CDS encoding peroxiredoxin, giving the protein MTIKIGDFAPEIDARSDDGRSVKLSTLRGAWVVLYFYPRASSLGCSVEAARFQQALPEFERLGAVVVGVSTDTEAAQAKFRETCDLRFPLLPDGDKTISRAYGVIGGLMGLLNMADRQTFLIDPEGRLVQHWRRVNPHKHAAEVLADLRRRVDVLSEPPAVRG; this is encoded by the coding sequence ATGACGATCAAGATCGGCGACTTCGCTCCCGAGATCGACGCGCGCAGTGACGACGGTCGGTCGGTGAAACTGTCGACGCTTCGAGGCGCGTGGGTCGTGCTGTACTTCTATCCGCGCGCGAGTTCCCTGGGTTGCTCCGTCGAGGCGGCTCGCTTTCAACAAGCCCTGCCCGAGTTCGAGCGGCTCGGCGCCGTCGTCGTGGGTGTCAGCACCGACACGGAGGCGGCGCAGGCGAAGTTTCGCGAGACGTGCGACTTGCGCTTTCCGCTGCTGCCCGACGGAGACAAGACGATCTCGCGCGCTTACGGCGTCATCGGAGGCTTGATGGGACTGCTCAACATGGCCGACCGTCAAACGTTTCTGATCGATCCCGAGGGACGTCTCGTCCAGCACTGGCGGCGCGTCAATCCCCACAAGCACGCCGCCGAAGTGCTCGCAGACTTGCGGCGGCGCGTGGACGTCTTGTCGGAGCCGCCAGCGGTTCGAGGTTGA
- a CDS encoding class I SAM-dependent rRNA methyltransferase — protein MKETTKRPSTAPKVRLKAGRERRVLGRYPFGHSGDILEADAGIAPGSIVDVHAESGTFLGRGYFNAEGGTPLRMLTLEREEIDARFYERRVREALRRREERVTGTNALRVVHGEADGLPGVIADRFGDVLSVQFRNAGVERHRDLVLNALASVTGASSAFERSDTVERRREGLELRTGALWGELPSRVEFFEDDLTLAFDPTTSQKTGFYLDQRDNRRLLRSLVNPGDTFLDVYSYTGTFSLHAAKAGAKTLAVDKDHVALGVLEGCARDNAVERLVGVRLGDALDVLGALEKEKRTASVAVFDPPTLAKRKDDVPNAKRVFTTGAASLLRMLSNGGHLLISTCAHYLRVDDLLDAARVAAGEANVGAEVVAVTYQPADHPWMLAVPESLYLKSVLLKVEK, from the coding sequence ATGAAAGAGACGACCAAACGCCCGTCCACCGCGCCGAAAGTGCGCCTCAAAGCGGGCCGCGAGCGGCGTGTTCTGGGTCGCTATCCGTTCGGGCATTCCGGAGACATCTTAGAAGCCGACGCGGGCATCGCGCCCGGCTCGATCGTGGACGTGCACGCCGAGAGCGGCACCTTTCTCGGTCGCGGCTACTTCAACGCCGAAGGTGGCACCCCCCTGAGAATGCTGACGTTGGAGCGCGAGGAGATCGACGCGCGCTTCTACGAGCGGCGCGTTCGTGAAGCGCTGCGGCGACGCGAGGAGCGCGTGACGGGCACCAACGCTCTGCGCGTCGTGCACGGCGAGGCGGACGGCTTGCCAGGCGTGATCGCCGACCGATTCGGCGACGTGCTGTCCGTGCAATTCAGAAACGCGGGCGTCGAGCGGCACCGCGACCTCGTGCTGAACGCCTTGGCGAGCGTCACGGGCGCTTCGAGCGCGTTCGAGCGCTCGGACACCGTGGAGCGCCGACGCGAGGGGTTGGAGCTTCGAACGGGCGCCTTGTGGGGCGAGTTGCCCAGCCGCGTGGAGTTCTTCGAGGACGACCTCACCCTCGCCTTCGACCCGACGACGTCCCAAAAGACGGGCTTCTACCTCGATCAGCGCGACAACCGCCGCTTGCTGCGCTCGCTCGTGAATCCCGGTGATACCTTTCTCGACGTGTACAGCTACACCGGCACCTTCAGCTTGCACGCGGCGAAGGCGGGCGCGAAGACGCTGGCCGTCGACAAGGACCACGTGGCGCTCGGCGTCTTGGAGGGCTGCGCGCGCGACAACGCCGTGGAGCGCCTCGTCGGCGTGCGGCTCGGAGACGCGCTCGACGTTCTCGGGGCGCTCGAGAAGGAAAAGCGAACGGCGAGCGTCGCCGTGTTCGATCCGCCGACGCTCGCCAAGCGCAAGGACGACGTTCCGAACGCCAAGCGGGTGTTCACGACGGGCGCGGCGAGCCTGCTTCGCATGCTTTCGAACGGCGGGCATCTGCTGATCTCGACGTGCGCGCACTACCTGCGCGTGGACGATCTGCTCGACGCGGCGCGCGTCGCGGCGGGCGAAGCGAACGTGGGAGCGGAAGTCGTGGCCGTGACGTACCAGCCCGCCGATCATCCGTGGATGTTGGCGGTGCCCGAAAGCTTGTACCTCAAGAGCGTGTTGCTGAAGGTGGAAAAATGA
- a CDS encoding PLP-dependent aminotransferase family protein → MHLLPPRPNEALYRRVYRSMREAILAGELAPRSRVPSSRTLAREWGVARNTVLEAVEMLVAEGYLVTREASGTFVAELLERERRAPPEGRSPPLALSSWARRAIHDRPSADAGKFDIDFRLGRVPTQLFPSEAWAEALAHRAPELRFGGYGDELGPLVTREALAAYLARERGVHATPDQLMLTSGSQGSLDALARVMLEPGRVVAMEDPGYVAARRVFEASGATVVPVPVDEGGLIVEALPRQATLLYVTPAHQFPTGAAMSAERRLRTLEWARSAGAWIVEDDYNSEFRFGARPLTALQGLAPHAVIFVGTFSKSLAPALRSGYLVAPQAVVATLARARALTDRQPPTLDALALADFLESGAFARHLRVVRDVAEARANVLLRALQTYLPSWRPTATGAGLHLHVALPLGSDEADVRWRAASVGVGVSVTSEYGELPRPPGVLIAFAHLPEHRIREGVERLAASQAGNSRASHAAEPPSRSST, encoded by the coding sequence GTGCACCTCCTGCCGCCTCGCCCGAACGAAGCCTTGTACCGCCGCGTGTACCGCAGTATGCGCGAAGCGATCCTCGCGGGTGAACTCGCGCCGAGGTCGCGCGTTCCATCGAGCCGCACGCTCGCGCGCGAGTGGGGCGTGGCGCGCAACACCGTTCTCGAAGCCGTGGAGATGCTCGTCGCCGAAGGGTACCTCGTGACGCGTGAAGCGTCGGGAACGTTCGTGGCCGAGCTTTTGGAGCGCGAGCGCCGCGCGCCTCCCGAAGGTCGCTCGCCGCCCCTGGCGCTGTCCTCGTGGGCCCGTCGAGCGATTCACGATCGCCCGTCGGCGGACGCGGGAAAGTTCGACATCGACTTTCGCCTCGGCCGAGTCCCGACGCAGCTCTTTCCGAGCGAGGCGTGGGCCGAGGCGCTCGCTCACCGTGCGCCCGAACTGCGCTTCGGCGGCTACGGCGACGAGCTCGGACCGCTTGTCACGCGTGAAGCTCTCGCCGCCTACCTCGCGCGCGAACGCGGCGTGCACGCCACGCCCGACCAACTCATGCTCACGAGCGGCTCTCAAGGCAGCCTCGACGCGCTCGCCCGCGTGATGCTCGAACCTGGCCGCGTCGTGGCGATGGAAGACCCCGGTTACGTCGCCGCCCGGCGCGTCTTCGAAGCGAGCGGCGCCACGGTCGTTCCTGTTCCCGTGGACGAAGGCGGCTTGATCGTCGAGGCGTTGCCGAGGCAGGCGACGCTTTTGTACGTGACGCCCGCCCACCAATTTCCGACGGGCGCCGCCATGAGCGCCGAGCGGCGGTTGCGCACGCTGGAGTGGGCGCGGTCGGCGGGCGCGTGGATCGTCGAGGACGACTACAACTCGGAATTCCGTTTCGGCGCCCGTCCTCTCACGGCCCTGCAAGGACTCGCGCCGCACGCCGTCATCTTCGTCGGGACGTTCAGCAAGAGCCTCGCGCCCGCCCTGCGCAGCGGTTACCTCGTGGCGCCCCAAGCGGTCGTCGCGACGCTCGCTCGCGCCCGCGCCCTGACCGACCGCCAACCTCCCACCTTGGACGCGCTCGCCCTCGCCGACTTTTTGGAGAGCGGCGCCTTCGCGCGGCACCTGCGCGTCGTGCGCGACGTCGCCGAGGCGCGCGCGAACGTCCTGCTGAGGGCGCTCCAGACGTACCTGCCGTCATGGCGCCCCACGGCAACCGGGGCGGGCTTGCACTTGCACGTCGCTCTGCCGCTCGGCAGCGACGAGGCGGACGTTCGTTGGCGCGCGGCGAGCGTCGGCGTCGGGGTGAGCGTGACGTCCGAGTACGGCGAACTGCCCAGGCCGCCCGGCGTGCTGATCGCTTTCGCCCATCTGCCCGAGCACCGCATTCGTGAGGGCGTCGAGCGGCTCGCTGCGAGTCAGGCGGGAAATTCGCGCGCCAGCCACGCCGCCGAGCCGCCCTCGCGCTCCAGCACCTGA
- a CDS encoding phosphoenolpyruvate carboxykinase: protein MTTALERNLDELGIHGAVAHFNLNAPKLYEAALRLGEGTLALEGPLVVHTAPHTGRSPKDRFIVLDDATKDAVWWGGFNTAIAPDVFDRLYERVTASLRGAELFVQDLYAGTDERYRLPVRFVQEMAYHSLFVRNMFVRPDDAELRSFRPQWTVLNVPSFRADPQRDGVGSGTFILVNFTRKIVLIGGTKYAGENKKAIFGVLNFLLPAQGVMPMHCSANMGKDGDVALFFGLSGTGKTTLSADPERLLIGDDEHGWSDEGVFNFEGGCYAKVIGLNAEAEPAIYATTRRFGTVLENVVLKPDGTPDLNDGSLTENTRSAYPIEFIDNIVPEGRGGHPKNVVFLTADAYGVLPPIARLTREQMMYQFISGFTAKIPGTEQGVVEPQPTFSTCFGAPFMPRHPGEYAALLAKRVEESGAKVWLVNTGWTGGKYGAGRRMSIAHTRALLRAALSGALDDVAFEKEPFFDLEIPTSVPGVPSEVLRPRDTWADQGEYDRTATKLAGMFRNNFKRFADGVAPEVTACMPNHG, encoded by the coding sequence ATGACGACCGCATTGGAGCGCAACCTCGACGAACTCGGCATTCACGGTGCCGTGGCGCACTTCAACCTCAACGCCCCGAAGCTGTACGAAGCGGCCCTGCGCCTGGGGGAAGGCACGCTCGCGCTGGAAGGCCCCCTCGTCGTTCACACCGCGCCGCACACCGGACGGTCGCCGAAAGACCGCTTCATCGTTCTCGACGACGCCACGAAGGACGCCGTGTGGTGGGGCGGCTTCAACACCGCCATCGCTCCCGACGTCTTCGACCGCTTGTACGAGCGTGTCACGGCTTCCCTGAGGGGCGCCGAACTGTTCGTGCAAGACCTCTACGCGGGCACCGACGAACGCTACCGCCTGCCCGTACGCTTCGTGCAGGAAATGGCGTACCACAGCCTGTTCGTGCGCAACATGTTCGTGCGTCCCGATGACGCCGAGCTGCGCTCCTTCCGCCCGCAATGGACGGTTCTCAACGTGCCGTCCTTTCGAGCCGATCCCCAGCGTGACGGCGTCGGAAGCGGCACCTTCATCCTCGTGAACTTCACGCGCAAAATCGTCTTGATCGGCGGCACGAAGTACGCGGGCGAAAACAAGAAGGCCATCTTCGGCGTCTTGAATTTCCTGCTTCCCGCGCAAGGCGTCATGCCGATGCACTGCTCGGCGAACATGGGCAAGGACGGTGACGTCGCGCTGTTCTTCGGCTTGTCGGGCACCGGCAAGACGACCCTCAGCGCCGACCCCGAGCGCCTTTTGATCGGCGACGACGAGCACGGCTGGAGCGACGAAGGCGTCTTCAACTTCGAGGGTGGCTGCTACGCCAAGGTCATCGGCCTCAACGCCGAAGCCGAACCTGCCATCTACGCGACGACCCGCCGTTTCGGCACCGTCCTCGAAAACGTCGTTCTGAAGCCCGACGGCACGCCGGACTTGAACGACGGCAGCCTGACGGAGAACACCCGCAGCGCCTACCCGATCGAGTTCATAGACAACATCGTGCCCGAAGGACGCGGCGGACACCCGAAGAACGTCGTGTTCCTCACGGCCGACGCCTACGGGGTGTTGCCTCCCATCGCGCGCCTCACCCGCGAGCAGATGATGTACCAGTTCATCTCGGGCTTCACGGCCAAGATTCCCGGCACCGAGCAAGGCGTCGTGGAGCCGCAACCAACCTTCTCGACGTGCTTCGGCGCGCCGTTCATGCCTCGGCACCCCGGCGAGTACGCCGCGCTCCTCGCCAAGCGCGTCGAGGAATCGGGCGCGAAGGTGTGGCTCGTGAACACCGGCTGGACGGGCGGCAAGTACGGCGCGGGACGCCGTATGAGCATCGCCCACACGCGCGCCTTGCTGCGCGCCGCCCTCTCGGGCGCCCTCGACGACGTGGCCTTCGAAAAGGAGCCCTTCTTCGACCTCGAAATTCCCACGAGTGTGCCCGGCGTTCCCAGCGAGGTGCTGCGTCCACGCGACACCTGGGCCGATCAAGGCGAGTACGACCGCACGGCCACGAAGCTCGCCGGAATGTTCCGCAACAACTTCAAACGCTTCGCCGACGGCGTCGCGCCCGAAGTGACGGCCTGCATGCCGAACCACGGCTGA
- a CDS encoding DUF1540 domain-containing protein, producing the protein MMQDMNRDGQLSVVGQCDVTRCRYNEDHQCHAGQIQVSMSSEGAACMTYTPRDDRGAMSEQLRDNPA; encoded by the coding sequence ATGATGCAGGACATGAACCGAGACGGACAACTCAGCGTGGTCGGTCAGTGCGACGTCACTCGATGCCGCTACAACGAGGACCACCAGTGCCACGCGGGGCAGATCCAAGTGTCGATGTCGAGCGAAGGCGCCGCTTGCATGACGTACACGCCGCGCGACGACCGTGGCGCCATGTCGGAGCAACTGCGCGACAACCCGGCTTGA
- a CDS encoding ABC transporter permease, with translation MKRYLRLVGIFAGASLSAQMEYRANFIAGLLESLGQVGIGLLTLVIFFRNASTLGGWTAPQAAVVLGLFMLTNSFIAVALAPNLNRIAESVRLGTMDFTLLKPIDAQFQVSTRNLNAFRIGDALIGVGIVVWGLVQLQGVTVGGVLLGLALYLSALVTVYSIWFMLATTAFWWVKVQNITELFNGFFAAARYPVVAFPGGIRFLLTFVVPIAFITTVPAWAVLGELPPGFAIASPLLAVTLMVVSRLFWRYALRNYTSASS, from the coding sequence GTGAAGCGTTACCTGCGGCTCGTCGGCATTTTCGCGGGCGCTTCCTTGAGCGCGCAGATGGAATACCGCGCGAACTTCATCGCGGGGCTGCTCGAAAGCCTCGGTCAAGTTGGCATCGGTCTGCTGACCCTCGTGATCTTCTTTCGCAACGCCTCCACGCTCGGCGGCTGGACGGCGCCCCAAGCGGCCGTCGTGCTGGGGCTGTTCATGCTCACGAACTCGTTCATCGCCGTCGCGCTCGCCCCGAACCTCAACCGTATCGCCGAGAGCGTGCGTCTCGGCACGATGGACTTCACCCTTCTGAAGCCCATCGACGCGCAGTTCCAAGTGAGCACGCGCAACCTCAACGCCTTTCGCATCGGCGACGCGCTCATCGGTGTCGGCATCGTCGTGTGGGGGCTCGTGCAACTGCAAGGCGTGACGGTCGGCGGCGTGCTCCTCGGCCTCGCGCTGTACCTCAGCGCCCTCGTGACGGTGTATTCCATCTGGTTCATGCTCGCGACGACCGCGTTTTGGTGGGTGAAAGTCCAGAACATCACCGAGCTCTTCAACGGCTTCTTCGCCGCCGCCCGTTACCCCGTCGTGGCCTTTCCGGGCGGTATCCGCTTCCTGCTGACCTTCGTCGTGCCGATCGCGTTCATCACGACCGTTCCTGCTTGGGCGGTGCTCGGCGAGCTTCCGCCCGGTTTCGCCATCGCGTCCCCGCTGCTCGCCGTCACGTTGATGGTCGTCAGTCGCCTGTTTTGGCGCTACGCGCTGCGCAATTACACCTCAGCGTCGAGCTGA
- a CDS encoding ABC transporter permease: protein MSFARKLRAVFATQIANMLVYRAEVIIWMLTGTLSFIMMAIWISQARSSPTGTIGGLTGGDFASYFLGTWIVGQLLVVWVVWELDMQVRLGQLSPKLLRPFDPMWEHVGAHIAEKVVRLPFMAVIVAAIVLLVPGAHVTADPLMWLAFAGVITVAFMTRFLLEYCLGMLAFWMESATSLQNLSFLAYAALGGIFAPLSLYPDAIRAFALVTPYPYMVNLPARMISGTASWSDVASGVVVLLGWLAALTTLRLVMWRRGVKRYGAVGA from the coding sequence GTGAGCTTCGCGCGCAAACTTCGCGCCGTCTTCGCGACGCAAATCGCCAACATGCTCGTCTACCGCGCCGAGGTGATCATCTGGATGCTGACGGGCACCCTCAGCTTCATCATGATGGCGATCTGGATTTCACAGGCGCGTTCGTCTCCGACGGGCACCATCGGTGGTTTGACGGGCGGCGACTTCGCCTCGTACTTTCTCGGCACGTGGATCGTCGGTCAGTTGCTCGTCGTGTGGGTGGTGTGGGAACTCGACATGCAGGTGCGACTCGGGCAACTCTCGCCGAAGCTTTTGCGGCCCTTCGATCCGATGTGGGAGCACGTCGGGGCCCACATCGCCGAGAAGGTCGTGCGCCTGCCGTTCATGGCGGTCATCGTCGCCGCCATCGTGCTGCTGGTGCCGGGCGCGCACGTCACGGCCGACCCTCTGATGTGGCTGGCCTTCGCGGGCGTCATCACGGTGGCGTTCATGACGCGCTTCCTGCTGGAGTACTGCCTGGGAATGCTCGCCTTCTGGATGGAGTCGGCCACGAGTTTGCAAAACCTCTCCTTCCTCGCGTACGCCGCTTTGGGCGGCATCTTCGCGCCGCTCTCGCTGTACCCGGACGCGATTCGCGCCTTCGCGCTCGTCACGCCTTACCCGTACATGGTGAACCTACCCGCCCGCATGATCTCCGGAACGGCTTCTTGGAGCGATGTCGCGTCAGGCGTCGTCGTGCTGCTCGGTTGGTTGGCCGCGCTCACCACGCTTCGCCTCGTCATGTGGCGGCGGGGCGTCAAGCGGTACGGGGCGGTGGGCGCGTGA
- a CDS encoding ABC transporter ATP-binding protein: MTVVEPQPQVLSASPPSAVRVRDLRKSYDVTEKEGGFLGSLKSFVNPKTRKVEAVRGVSFDLQGGEMVGFLGPNGAGKTTTLKMLAGLLHPSGGELSVLGHRPQKRETAFLKNITLVMGQKQQLIWDLPALDTFLVNQAIYEVPDDAFKRTMAEFSEVLDLEPILKKQVRKLSLGERMKCELAAALLHRPKVLFLDEPTIGLDVNMQVRIREFIRAYNERYGATVILTSHYMADVTALAKRILVIDAGRLVFDGDLAELAEKSSPHKTVKLQLGSPTTRDLLSRYGEVVALEGLSAEVNVPRAEVSMLAARLLTELDVADLTVEDPPIESVIGQLFGAERGNEHL; the protein is encoded by the coding sequence ATGACCGTAGTCGAGCCTCAACCCCAAGTGCTGTCCGCCTCGCCTCCCTCCGCCGTTCGCGTGCGCGATCTGCGCAAGTCGTACGACGTCACCGAGAAGGAAGGCGGCTTTCTCGGGTCGTTGAAGTCCTTCGTGAATCCCAAGACCCGCAAGGTGGAAGCCGTGCGCGGCGTGAGCTTCGATCTTCAAGGCGGCGAAATGGTCGGCTTCCTCGGGCCGAACGGGGCAGGGAAGACCACGACCCTCAAAATGCTCGCGGGCCTCCTGCACCCGTCGGGCGGTGAGTTGAGCGTTCTCGGGCACCGACCGCAAAAACGTGAGACGGCCTTTTTGAAGAACATCACCCTCGTGATGGGCCAAAAGCAACAGCTCATCTGGGACTTGCCCGCCCTCGACACCTTCCTCGTGAACCAAGCGATCTACGAAGTCCCCGACGACGCGTTCAAGCGGACGATGGCCGAATTCTCGGAAGTGCTCGACCTCGAGCCGATCCTCAAGAAGCAGGTGCGCAAGCTCAGCCTCGGCGAGCGCATGAAGTGCGAGCTCGCCGCCGCCTTGCTGCACCGCCCCAAAGTGCTATTTCTCGACGAGCCCACCATCGGCCTCGACGTCAACATGCAGGTGCGCATCCGCGAGTTCATCCGTGCGTACAACGAACGATACGGCGCCACCGTCATCTTGACGTCGCACTACATGGCCGACGTCACGGCCCTCGCCAAGCGCATCCTCGTGATCGACGCGGGTCGCCTCGTCTTCGATGGCGACCTCGCCGAACTCGCCGAGAAGAGCAGCCCGCACAAGACCGTGAAGCTGCAGCTCGGCTCGCCGACTACCCGCGACTTGCTGAGCCGTTACGGCGAAGTCGTCGCGCTCGAGGGCCTCTCGGCGGAAGTCAACGTGCCGCGCGCCGAGGTTTCGATGCTCGCCGCGCGCCTCCTCACCGAACTCGACGTCGCCGACCTCACCGTGGAAGACCCGCCCATCGAAAGCGTCATCGGCCAATTGTTCGGAGCCGAGCGTGGAAACGAACACTTGTGA
- a CDS encoding DUF421 domain-containing protein, translating into MNWSQVFGPDVPLSETVVRGTVMYLVLFALLRFLQQRQASSLSVTDLLVVVLIADASGGAMGGAANSVWNGAALVGTIVFWSWCLNWLAFRYKFFDRLIHPPALPLVKDGRIDRRNMRRELITMEELMTQVRRQGLERIEDVAAAYMEGDGNISVIPKSGLRG; encoded by the coding sequence ATGAACTGGTCGCAAGTGTTCGGGCCGGACGTGCCGCTTTCGGAGACGGTCGTGCGCGGAACGGTGATGTACCTCGTGCTGTTCGCGCTGCTGCGCTTCTTGCAGCAAAGGCAGGCGAGCAGCTTGTCCGTGACGGACCTGCTCGTGGTGGTCCTCATCGCCGACGCGTCGGGCGGCGCGATGGGCGGCGCCGCCAACTCGGTGTGGAACGGCGCCGCGCTCGTCGGCACGATCGTCTTTTGGAGCTGGTGTCTCAACTGGCTCGCGTTTCGCTACAAATTCTTCGACCGCCTCATCCACCCGCCCGCCTTGCCGCTCGTGAAGGACGGAAGAATCGACCGCCGCAACATGCGCCGCGAGCTCATCACGATGGAAGAGCTCATGACGCAGGTGCGGCGTCAAGGATTGGAGCGCATCGAGGACGTGGCCGCCGCCTACATGGAAGGCGACGGCAACATCAGCGTCATTCCGAAAAGCGGCCTTCGTGGCTGA